One genomic segment of Rubeoparvulum massiliense includes these proteins:
- a CDS encoding ABC transporter permease, whose translation MKKQSKLIALNFKMILRNRQFTIMSFLFPVVMMVLMGIAGDGQSRDEMSYMSYITPGILGMCIAATGLIGLPIMMVSFREQEILKRIFATPFSVQSYLGSVLVAKLFIIMIQLSFVLLIGIFIFDVHFYWSWQAGLICGALLLFGSLAVLATGLLVSNFLPNSQAASAVGNMMNLLFVFLSGGFFPTETWPSFLQPVITVIPLTPIINGVRELLVFNQGISDVFIQYAIVLGVEIFLFLFIASKTFNWDRPSLLKKGLAKN comes from the coding sequence ATGAAGAAGCAGTCTAAGCTGATTGCCCTCAACTTTAAAATGATCTTGCGTAATCGCCAATTTACGATTATGTCCTTTCTCTTTCCTGTGGTGATGATGGTTTTAATGGGAATCGCTGGCGATGGGCAGTCTCGTGATGAGATGAGCTATATGTCGTATATCACGCCAGGGATCCTTGGGATGTGTATCGCAGCAACGGGGTTGATTGGTCTGCCCATTATGATGGTTAGTTTTCGTGAGCAGGAGATTTTGAAGCGTATTTTTGCCACCCCCTTTTCTGTGCAAAGCTATTTAGGTAGTGTGCTTGTGGCGAAGCTGTTTATTATCATGATTCAACTAAGCTTTGTGTTACTTATTGGTATTTTCATATTTGATGTACATTTTTATTGGAGCTGGCAAGCGGGACTTATTTGCGGTGCACTTTTATTATTTGGCTCATTAGCTGTTTTAGCGACAGGCTTACTGGTGAGTAATTTTCTCCCTAATAGCCAAGCTGCTTCAGCAGTAGGTAATATGATGAATTTACTTTTTGTTTTTTTGAGTGGCGGTTTTTTTCCAACGGAGACCTGGCCCAGCTTTCTGCAGCCTGTGATCACGGTGATCCCGCTAACGCCTATTATCAACGGTGTTCGAGAATTACTAGTCTTTAACCAAGGAATCAGCGATGTGTTTATCCAATATGCCATTGTACTAGGAGTAGAGATCTTCTTATTTCTATTCATTGCGAGCAAGACATTTAATTGGGATCGCCCTTCATTATTAAAGAAGGGACTGGCGAAGAACTAG
- a CDS encoding M16 family metallopeptidase, with product MGSLQYQYLSSQVPHVYWKEDEGIELPKCFIFFAIGTRDEQRDEAGISHFIEHLLLQTDQEGIPLEQYLLQQGCLFEARTTRDYTIFLFKGEVDALKRGLSAFFKGLQNFPNHVHHFEEERKSIQEEMMTRFKQPQWIFSEQAFQAAWHGHSLANSILGSQAQLQQLSMEKIASFFRREYGNGKMALSSYGIDTAWLEELISGWQSDEDKGDQVDQSEGFRLTPQRIITPHDRFGLTLAFPTMIGTRQDIERINLSLLTILLGADPYQSFIHPFRQQGLVYEHFTYCQFHRQEATVLINMLFSQQEAPLVLHMLYRQLKQIAGTVFAQQDLTRAQLFLREHIASQKKELERILFQEGEKLLFRQTVDAPTLEEVIQLTMKSNVEQLSANFSTLIKHTGISAFGSWSDDDLAALQMVGEGSVCR from the coding sequence ATGGGTTCCCTTCAGTATCAATACCTTTCCTCGCAAGTCCCTCATGTGTATTGGAAGGAAGATGAAGGGATTGAATTGCCAAAGTGTTTCATCTTTTTCGCCATTGGTACGCGGGATGAGCAGCGAGATGAAGCAGGAATTAGTCATTTTATAGAACATCTTTTGCTTCAAACTGATCAGGAGGGTATTCCTCTTGAGCAATACTTGCTTCAGCAGGGCTGCCTGTTTGAAGCGCGTACCACACGAGATTATACGATTTTCTTATTTAAGGGAGAGGTAGATGCACTGAAGCGTGGCTTATCAGCCTTTTTTAAGGGGCTACAAAACTTTCCAAATCATGTCCATCATTTTGAGGAAGAACGTAAGAGCATTCAAGAGGAGATGATGACAAGGTTCAAGCAGCCCCAATGGATTTTTAGCGAGCAAGCCTTTCAAGCAGCCTGGCATGGGCATTCCCTAGCCAATTCGATTTTGGGGTCACAGGCTCAACTGCAACAGCTTAGCATGGAGAAGATTGCCTCTTTTTTTCGGCGTGAATATGGAAATGGGAAGATGGCATTGAGTAGCTATGGAATAGACACCGCCTGGCTTGAGGAATTGATCAGTGGATGGCAGTCAGATGAGGACAAGGGTGATCAAGTAGATCAGAGCGAAGGATTCAGGCTTACACCACAGCGGATCATTACACCCCATGATCGGTTTGGTCTTACTCTTGCCTTTCCTACAATGATTGGAACTCGTCAGGATATCGAGCGTATCAATCTTTCACTATTAACTATTTTACTTGGCGCTGATCCATATCAATCCTTTATTCATCCCTTTCGCCAGCAAGGTCTTGTTTATGAACACTTTACATACTGCCAATTTCATCGCCAAGAAGCTACGGTTCTCATCAACATGCTTTTTTCACAGCAGGAAGCTCCGTTAGTGTTACATATGCTCTATCGACAATTGAAGCAGATTGCAGGAACTGTTTTTGCCCAGCAAGATTTAACACGGGCGCAACTTTTCCTACGGGAGCATATTGCAAGTCAGAAGAAGGAGTTGGAACGAATCCTCTTTCAAGAGGGAGAAAAATTACTCTTCCGCCAAACCGTTGATGCACCAACGCTGGAGGAGGTTATTCAATTAACTATGAAGAGTAATGTTGAGCAGTTATCCGCCAATTTTTCCACGCTTATCAAGCATACAGGAATTAGTGCATTTGGATCCTGGTCAGATGATGACCTAGCGGCATTGCAGATGGTTGGAGAAGGGAGCGTATGCAGATGA
- a CDS encoding ABC transporter ATP-binding protein: MTAIIQLEHVTKHYQNRVVIPDLSLQVQRNEIFGLLGPNGAGKTTTLEMIEGLRHYDQGRIQVCGFEVAHEGEEVKRRIGIQLQSTALFPNLNLLEMLDLYALFYNMSYTSRELEAQLEKFGLLEKRKSFIKQLSGGQKQRFSLALALINQPEILFLDEPSTGLDPSSRRDLWNLIRQLKDEGLTILLTTHYMEEAEFLCDRIGLMVDGQLKMIGTVEEIVNQANLEAKLVVPKANMTREVLQQMPAVSKVIDEGHQWSVMSSHGSTTMAALHQYYAQQGQGSPAISLLVPNLEDAFIQMTGRRLRHEEAV, encoded by the coding sequence ATGACAGCAATTATTCAGCTTGAGCATGTAACAAAACATTATCAAAACCGTGTGGTGATTCCTGATCTTTCATTGCAGGTCCAACGCAATGAAATTTTTGGCTTGTTAGGACCGAATGGTGCTGGAAAGACCACTACACTGGAGATGATCGAAGGCTTACGCCATTATGATCAAGGTAGGATCCAAGTATGTGGTTTTGAAGTGGCCCATGAAGGGGAGGAAGTGAAGCGGAGAATTGGTATCCAATTACAATCAACGGCGCTTTTCCCCAACTTGAACCTGCTGGAGATGCTTGATCTATACGCACTTTTCTACAATATGAGCTATACATCTCGGGAGTTGGAAGCCCAATTGGAGAAGTTTGGCCTGCTCGAGAAGCGTAAGTCCTTTATTAAGCAGCTCTCCGGTGGTCAGAAGCAACGATTCTCTTTGGCTTTGGCTTTGATTAATCAGCCAGAGATTCTCTTTCTTGATGAGCCTAGTACAGGCTTGGATCCAAGCTCTCGTCGTGATTTATGGAACTTGATTCGACAGTTGAAGGATGAAGGGCTTACCATTCTTCTTACCACCCATTATATGGAGGAGGCGGAGTTCCTTTGTGATCGCATCGGTTTAATGGTGGATGGTCAACTCAAGATGATCGGTACCGTGGAGGAGATTGTGAATCAGGCTAATTTAGAGGCGAAGCTGGTTGTACCTAAGGCCAATATGACGAGAGAAGTTCTACAACAGATGCCAGCGGTCTCTAAGGTCATTGATGAGGGTCATCAGTGGAGTGTTATGAGTAGCCATGGATCTACTACGATGGCAGCATTACACCAGTATTATGCTCAGCAAGGTCAAGGCTCCCCAGCCATCTCGTTGCTGGTACCCAATCTGGAGGACGCATTTATTCAAATGACAGGGAGGCGTTTACGGCATGAAGAAGCAGTCTAA
- a CDS encoding response regulator transcription factor: MNDTILLVEDDPSIRGFVRLNLLRQGYEVLEAETGEKALALLSCGKPILIAVLDIMLPGMDGIEVCKQLRSQGYQIGIMMLTAKTQELDKVEGLLAGADDYMTKPFSPLEFMARIKALQRRLLNNQNVLSITIIESGPFTLDQNGKKVWKNNTELDLTPTEYALMRHFMLNKGIALSRNDLLDEIWGVNYVGDYKVVDVNIRRLRKKIEDDPSQPIYIEAIWGFGYCWRGQ; this comes from the coding sequence ATGAACGATACGATTCTATTGGTGGAGGATGACCCCTCAATTCGAGGCTTTGTCCGTCTGAACCTGCTGCGTCAAGGGTATGAGGTTCTAGAAGCAGAGACAGGTGAAAAGGCATTGGCGCTTCTGAGTTGTGGCAAGCCCATTCTCATCGCTGTACTCGATATTATGCTACCTGGTATGGATGGGATTGAGGTATGTAAACAGCTGCGTAGTCAAGGTTATCAAATCGGGATTATGATGTTGACAGCCAAGACACAGGAATTAGACAAGGTAGAAGGATTGTTAGCTGGCGCTGATGATTATATGACGAAGCCCTTCTCTCCGCTAGAATTTATGGCAAGAATCAAGGCACTGCAGCGGCGACTTCTCAATAATCAAAATGTGCTCTCCATAACGATCATCGAGTCAGGGCCTTTTACCTTGGACCAAAACGGGAAGAAGGTCTGGAAAAACAATACGGAGCTGGATCTAACGCCGACAGAATATGCTTTGATGAGACATTTCATGTTGAATAAGGGCATCGCCTTGAGTCGTAATGATCTCCTTGATGAAATCTGGGGTGTGAATTACGTGGGAGATTATAAGGTGGTGGATGTGAACATTCGCCGCTTACGAAAAAAGATTGAGGATGATCCTTCTCAGCCCATATATATCGAAGCAATCTGGGGATTTGGTTACTGCTGGAGGGGTCAATGA
- a CDS encoding YcaO-like family protein, whose amino-acid sequence MLYQCVDEKVGIIKEVLEWLPEPDDPKIYVAGALSANTALFNQKNGNSIFSSGAGFTRDQAIFSAIGEGVERYCGAIYDKSKLTFATYLELERAGASVVHPEQFQLYHREQYQNATFPFLPFTTERRLRWVEGVNWKSGQSVYLPAQLVYLPYFEMDEDLVWFSISTGMSCAASFEEAVLKGIYEVIERDAFSIHWFNRLERPVIDLSSHPRIAELYQTTFKIANLHYYLMDYTLDLPVHTVFGMLVDPRGGTLVAASARTRYEDAVTKTLLELAQGRVSWKRDFVQGIDRTFADDYSDFKDFQDHVEFYTKRERCELIQFAYGCTDRVMIPHEEACSIKEDLTMVVQHLEARGYSLYVVDLTTPDIAELGLHVVRVIIPGMTEITNDHCRPRAGSQRIYDLPVELGLREQPITFATLNPVPHPFP is encoded by the coding sequence TTGCTGTATCAATGTGTGGATGAAAAAGTAGGGATTATTAAAGAAGTATTAGAGTGGCTACCTGAACCAGATGATCCAAAAATCTATGTTGCAGGTGCCTTGAGTGCTAATACTGCTTTGTTTAATCAGAAGAATGGGAATAGCATATTTAGTAGTGGAGCAGGGTTTACTCGCGATCAAGCGATTTTTTCAGCCATTGGTGAAGGAGTCGAACGGTACTGTGGTGCTATCTATGATAAAAGCAAGCTGACCTTTGCCACTTATCTGGAGTTGGAGCGAGCAGGGGCTTCTGTGGTGCATCCGGAACAGTTTCAACTCTATCATCGGGAGCAGTACCAAAATGCTACGTTTCCTTTTCTTCCGTTTACCACAGAGCGACGTTTACGTTGGGTGGAGGGAGTGAACTGGAAATCGGGACAATCTGTCTATCTCCCTGCCCAGTTGGTCTATCTCCCGTATTTTGAAATGGATGAAGATTTAGTTTGGTTCTCTATTTCAACTGGGATGAGTTGTGCAGCCAGCTTTGAGGAAGCCGTATTGAAGGGAATCTATGAAGTGATAGAGCGAGATGCTTTCTCCATTCATTGGTTTAACCGCTTAGAACGTCCTGTCATCGATTTATCTTCTCACCCTCGGATTGCAGAATTGTATCAAACGACCTTTAAGATTGCTAATCTTCACTACTATTTGATGGATTATACCTTAGATCTTCCCGTTCATACAGTCTTCGGTATGCTGGTCGACCCCCGAGGCGGGACGTTAGTCGCAGCCTCTGCTCGTACGCGCTATGAGGATGCTGTAACCAAGACCTTATTAGAATTGGCACAGGGAAGGGTCTCATGGAAGCGAGATTTTGTCCAAGGAATCGATCGGACATTTGCTGATGACTATAGTGATTTTAAGGATTTCCAAGACCATGTGGAGTTTTATACGAAACGAGAACGCTGTGAGTTGATCCAATTTGCCTATGGATGCACAGACAGAGTCATGATTCCTCATGAAGAAGCCTGTTCCATCAAAGAGGATTTAACCATGGTCGTCCAGCATTTAGAAGCACGTGGCTATTCTCTTTATGTGGTTGATTTAACAACACCAGATATTGCCGAGTTAGGGCTACATGTGGTGAGAGTGATCATTCCAGGGATGACGGAGATTACCAATGATCATTGTAGACCTCGTGCTGGATCGCAACGTATTTATGATCTACCTGTTGAGTTGGGTCTACGGGAGCAACCTATCACATTTGCTACCCTGAATCCTGTACCTCATCCATTCCCATAA
- a CDS encoding TOMM precursor leader peptide-binding protein: MLIQSYVKLRDSVTYLWVRDDQVIIRGLQRSFQFQGEGVQRVLHPLLPELTGRKRINELAEALAIPSEELQEAIQALLSRNLIEVSPEPVEAPTFQGMVQRTFQHLGVLQQKQLMQKAPILLVGNGLLFMEVTRHLQQMNYAEVTVIYLLENQPAISLYQTYTNIPEENIEKLMMDYTKVSSIRVASTEEECFAMVKQELNGRTSKLLVALRDYEDLPFFLALNRLALEMKTAFLPGYVNGMGGGYGPFVIPHETACYQCYYTRLQSNQTHHLEVAQVDAAVEQGLLQKPQQDEYHGLAISYLSQRLALDIFKWVHYETLYVEPDANMHTLDIHLLRQPMEKRHRIMRVPRCPTCHGQDRPMVKPFMSPYAYQEEREKTEPVSQR, translated from the coding sequence GTGTTAATTCAAAGCTATGTAAAGTTACGTGATAGTGTGACCTACCTGTGGGTACGTGACGACCAGGTGATTATACGAGGTTTACAGCGATCCTTTCAGTTTCAAGGAGAGGGCGTTCAACGCGTTTTACATCCGCTCCTTCCAGAGCTAACAGGAAGAAAGCGTATAAACGAACTTGCAGAAGCTTTAGCGATTCCTAGCGAAGAGCTACAGGAGGCAATCCAAGCATTGCTGAGCCGTAATTTGATTGAAGTAAGTCCTGAGCCCGTGGAGGCACCTACTTTTCAAGGAATGGTCCAAAGAACCTTTCAGCATCTTGGCGTGCTACAGCAAAAACAATTGATGCAGAAAGCTCCCATCTTACTAGTGGGCAATGGATTACTATTTATGGAAGTGACCCGACATTTACAACAGATGAATTACGCAGAGGTAACAGTAATTTATCTGCTTGAAAATCAACCTGCAATCTCACTTTATCAAACCTATACAAATATACCAGAAGAGAATATTGAGAAGTTAATGATGGACTATACCAAGGTTTCCTCAATCCGCGTGGCCTCTACAGAAGAAGAGTGCTTTGCCATGGTAAAGCAGGAGCTAAACGGAAGAACATCTAAGCTTCTGGTGGCATTAAGGGATTATGAGGATCTTCCCTTCTTCTTAGCACTAAATCGCCTTGCCCTAGAGATGAAAACCGCCTTTTTACCAGGGTATGTGAATGGGATGGGGGGAGGCTATGGCCCCTTTGTTATTCCCCATGAGACGGCTTGCTACCAATGCTATTACACACGTTTACAGAGTAATCAGACCCATCACCTCGAAGTAGCTCAAGTGGACGCAGCTGTGGAGCAGGGCTTATTGCAAAAACCCCAACAAGACGAATATCATGGGCTGGCTATTTCCTATCTTAGTCAACGGTTGGCACTGGATATTTTTAAGTGGGTTCATTATGAGACATTATACGTGGAACCCGATGCGAATATGCATACTCTTGATATTCACCTTTTACGTCAGCCTATGGAGAAACGCCACCGTATTATGAGGGTACCACGATGCCCAACATGTCATGGACAGGATCGACCAATGGTAAAACCTTTTATGAGTCCATATGCATATCAGGAGGAACGGGAGAAAACTGAACCAGTCTCCCAAAGATGA
- a CDS encoding sensor histidine kinase, producing MKLRKLNPTGKKGNTLQYRLVFQYTLIILITVSLLEGLFLITLHHYYYRSIEELLRDRMESAQQLYRHQVYYPTFTERSRMMMNQVSSDPAIEIQFIDGKGNFILSSSGFAVQGLALIDGEDVRQALKGESKLAIFTDSQSGERQMAFAAPLITENHLDGVIRYVTSIDQVDTTYGRLVIWAIAIGGMVVLFVTIFSRLLARSIIRPIEELTHVASQMAEGRYSLRASYPREDEIGNLAHTLNYLAKGIVKSNQLKNEFISSISHELRTPLTSIKGWSETLLLGDLKDERETRTGLEVIVKESNRLTGLVEELLDFSKLQSHHLEIEKEEVNLLDLLHDVYRQFQTRAQQLGITWVVALPSTIPPIIGDENRLKQVLINVVDNAFKFSSRGSQVHFTTNVEEQQIRIEIKDEGCGIPPSELPYVFEKFYKGEAKQAGSGLGLAISAEIIQRHGGTITASSDGLHGTLITILLPLPR from the coding sequence ATGAAATTACGAAAGCTGAATCCCACTGGCAAGAAGGGGAATACCCTCCAATATCGCTTGGTCTTTCAATATACACTGATCATCCTGATCACCGTATCCCTCTTGGAAGGATTATTTCTCATCACCTTGCATCATTATTATTATCGAAGTATTGAAGAGCTGCTCCGGGATCGGATGGAGAGTGCGCAGCAGCTCTATCGTCATCAGGTCTACTATCCCACCTTTACAGAGCGTTCCAGGATGATGATGAATCAAGTATCCAGCGATCCAGCCATTGAAATCCAATTTATTGATGGTAAAGGGAATTTCATCCTTAGTTCATCTGGCTTTGCAGTACAAGGGCTAGCGCTGATCGATGGGGAAGATGTGCGACAAGCTTTAAAAGGTGAGAGTAAGCTTGCCATATTTACAGATTCCCAATCTGGAGAGAGACAAATGGCTTTCGCCGCACCTCTGATTACAGAGAATCATCTTGATGGGGTCATTCGCTATGTGACCTCGATTGATCAAGTGGATACAACCTATGGCAGGTTGGTGATCTGGGCCATTGCCATTGGCGGAATGGTGGTCCTCTTCGTCACCATCTTTAGCCGATTATTAGCACGATCCATTATCCGACCCATTGAAGAACTAACCCATGTGGCTAGTCAAATGGCGGAGGGGCGCTATTCATTACGAGCTTCGTATCCTCGGGAGGACGAGATTGGCAATCTAGCCCATACCTTAAATTATCTGGCCAAGGGGATTGTGAAAAGCAATCAGCTGAAGAATGAATTCATCTCCTCCATCTCCCATGAATTAAGGACACCTCTCACTTCCATTAAAGGCTGGAGTGAAACCTTACTGCTCGGTGATCTGAAGGATGAAAGGGAGACGCGAACAGGCTTAGAAGTGATCGTGAAGGAGAGCAATCGCTTAACGGGTCTGGTTGAAGAATTACTGGACTTCTCCAAGCTACAGAGCCATCATCTAGAGATTGAGAAGGAGGAAGTGAATCTCCTCGATCTTCTTCACGATGTATATCGGCAATTTCAGACGCGGGCCCAGCAGCTCGGGATCACGTGGGTTGTTGCGCTACCATCAACGATTCCACCCATCATTGGTGATGAGAATCGTTTGAAGCAGGTCCTAATCAATGTAGTAGATAATGCCTTTAAGTTTAGTTCACGGGGTAGCCAAGTTCATTTCACTACGAATGTGGAGGAACAACAGATTCGGATTGAAATCAAAGATGAAGGGTGTGGCATCCCTCCATCTGAATTACCATATGTGTTTGAGAAGTTTTATAAAGGGGAAGCAAAGCAAGCAGGGAGTGGCCTAGGACTAGCCATTAGTGCAGAAATCATCCAACGTCATGGTGGTACCATCACCGCCTCTAGTGATGGTCTGCACGGAACCTTGATTACCATACTACTTCCACTTCCACGTTAA
- a CDS encoding SagB/ThcOx family dehydrogenase, which produces MAEITELEILAKKIDREMLDTHYLYEEYHLHSKLTPTTAKALARKISSVFADPNFVKASKQAFKSYISADSIRLPSIERTLTGLDQALLKRETTRAFMAKPLELEEISLLLRTSFGITGQLGMDDPLYTRSYPSAGGLYPIDCYVISQYEMDLVPAGVYHYDVKGHRLECLQRGDVSKEIPSLTNYTKEVENAALLILMTATFPRLSYKYGERGYRFALLEAGHMAQNLYLSATALDIGCMALGGFYDDGCNQLLDVDGINESVIYMLAVGHKEQCTNQRVILHKGVDE; this is translated from the coding sequence ATGGCAGAAATCACCGAGTTGGAAATATTGGCGAAGAAGATTGATCGTGAGATGCTAGATACCCATTATTTATATGAGGAATACCACCTCCATAGTAAGCTCACGCCTACTACAGCGAAGGCACTAGCTCGAAAGATTAGTAGTGTCTTTGCTGATCCCAATTTTGTGAAAGCTTCAAAGCAAGCATTTAAAAGCTATATTAGTGCTGATTCTATCAGGCTTCCAAGTATAGAGCGGACACTAACGGGCTTAGATCAGGCTCTCCTCAAACGAGAGACAACACGTGCTTTTATGGCGAAGCCATTGGAGTTGGAGGAGATATCATTACTCCTCCGTACAAGTTTTGGGATCACTGGTCAATTAGGAATGGATGACCCTCTTTATACTCGCTCATATCCTTCAGCAGGTGGTTTATACCCCATTGACTGTTATGTGATCTCCCAATACGAGATGGACCTGGTGCCTGCAGGAGTCTATCACTACGATGTGAAGGGTCACCGTCTTGAATGCCTACAACGAGGTGATGTTTCTAAGGAGATTCCCAGCTTAACCAACTACACTAAAGAGGTGGAAAATGCTGCACTCCTCATTCTCATGACTGCAACATTTCCACGTCTTTCCTATAAATATGGGGAGCGTGGTTATCGTTTTGCGCTACTTGAAGCAGGTCATATGGCTCAGAATCTTTATTTATCAGCGACTGCTCTAGATATAGGCTGTATGGCATTAGGTGGTTTCTATGATGATGGTTGTAATCAATTACTTGATGTGGATGGGATTAACGAATCTGTTATCTATATGCTGGCAGTTGGTCATAAGGAGCAGTGTACGAACCAACGCGTGATTCTACACAAAGGAGTTGACGAGTGA